In Bacillota bacterium, the genomic stretch TCCAGAAGCGGGTCCGCTGTGAGCACTCCATCACGTTCCACCAGGAACGAGCGGGGGATGTCCTCGAAGTCAGTGGTGCGCACAACCTCTCCGGAGAGGACAACGTCTTCGTCAAGCCAGGCGGGGGCCTCGCTCAGGTGAAGATCGATCTTGGAGGAGGCTAGATCCTCCTTGGAAATCGGGCATCCAATTTCCCTTGGCTCGCTTTCGCCTTCTTTGGCGTACTTCTTTTCGAAGACCCCCGGATGGGCGTACAGGTCCGCTGGCCCCAGCTTCTGCAGGACCGAGGCCAGTCCCCCGGTGTGATCGCGGTGGC encodes the following:
- a CDS encoding MBL fold metallo-hydrolase; translated protein: MAVAGGTANARVTILVDNLVRGRNLWGEHGLSLLVETGGQMTLFDTGQSGEVLAHNAAEFGLNLADVDSVVLSHGHRDHTGGLASVLQKLGPADLYAHPGVFEKKYAKEGESEPREIGCPISKEDLASSKIDLHLSEAPAWLDEDVVLSGEVVRTTDFEDIPRSFLVERDGVLTADPLL